In Phaeodactylum tricornutum CCAP 1055/1 PHATR_bd_1x2 genomic scaffold, whole genome shotgun sequence, one genomic interval encodes:
- a CDS encoding predicted protein, producing the protein KIDLDSPKVATMDDIEKGKKVYCRCWLSGTFPLCDGTHQKHNDATGDNVGPLIVSVKKE; encoded by the coding sequence AAGATTGATTTGGACTCACCGAAGGTTGCGACGATGGATGAcattgaaaaaggcaagaaAGTCTATTGCCGCTGCTGGTTGTCAGGAACCTTTCCCCTTTGCGACGGTACCCATCAGAAGCACAACGATGCTACGGGCGACAATGTTGGCCCACTAATCGTATCCGTGAAGAAGGAATAG